tagttgttttagaattacttacattagatataccatgacctggatgaatgaaaatcttcatagtcagatttttttatatttaattttgaaatctgaaatggggctaggcatactggcagtttcccagctgccccaagtcatgtgacttgtgctctgataaacttcagtcactctttactgctgtactacaaggtgaagtgatatcaccccccccccagcagcctaacaacagatcaatgggaaggtaaccaggtagcagcacccaacacaatataacagctgcctggtagatctgagaacagcactcaatattaaaatccaggtcccactgcaacacattgttatattgagtaggagaaacaacagcctgccagaaagcagtttcaccCTAGCCAAGTCCTGGCAtaatatggctgcctacacaccaatattacaactaaaaaaaatacacttgctggttcaggaattacattttatattgtagagtgaattatttgcagtgtaaacagtgtaattttgaaataaaaaatacatcataaaaatcatgacagaatccctttaagtggtaggtagggttgccacccggccggtattttaccggcctagccggtataatacctgccaaggccggggccggtattacaaatttaccggcaatgtagctgccggtaaatttgtaatacgattaaaaagagcccttgtcctgcccccaatcccctggaattagcttttcttttccttcttttaacGTCCGTGGCGCCCTTTCGACGTCACGGCCCACCCATTTTGACGCCACAGCCCCCCCTTTATGTCTCCGTccaccaccagccggtaaagaattttaaaaaagttggcaaccctagtggcaggCCTAGAGTAGTGTCCCCCGCACAGATCGCCTTAAAAACTCTACCTCCAGCTGATATCACATCATAGGAATTACTCGCTGCTCGCATCCCCCAAACTCTGGTAAATGAATATTGGTCATAGCACTTTTCTACTAGCAATGTTGCCCTGGAATAAAATCTTACTTCGATATCAGGTTAATAGATCTCTCATAGCCATCACTGTAATAGAATTGCTTTACAGAACTTCTCAAAGCTTTCAGGTCTTTTCCTCTCGCCTCTCTCTATTCCCACTTTACTTTCTTACTAAGTTCTCACTACTTTCACTTCTTTCTTTTATATCTCCACATCATAAAGTTTGGTTTTATTAATTAATCATGTCCAGTCAGCATAATATGGCAACCTGGTGCTTTGAGTATGATTCTCCTAATTGTTACCACTGCTTTAAGGGAAATCAATAACTGTACGGTAATTGTACCTTATTGATCTGGCAAATACAACCCAGAAAGCATAGTACTGATAAAATTATGCGTTTTTTACGTGTGTTGACATGGACTGTTATTTGCTCTGTAAAATCAAtacaaattctgatttaaaaatgcaGTTATAGTAGTGCTTATTTTAACTGCTCAGGGTAATTGTCGCTAACTCGTGGCAGAGGTTTAGAATATagattcacattaaaaaaaataaggtgtCCTAAACAACTTAGCTGAAAATCATCACTGCGGGAAGGCGACGACCTCCAGCTAAATCACTCCATGTATCTTGAATATACAGTAGTGGTGCATAGGCCAGTGAGCACACAAAAAAGGACAGTTGTATCATATCCATGGACTAAAGCTCCAGTGCAGACTATCCCATAGCAAACAAACATTATCAGTCTCTCAGTTTTGCCAGCCATGCACAACGAATTTGGTTGTTCAGTTTAGTTGCTGTTCAACCATTATCCTATGTCTAGAGAGGGTCATTTTCCACTGAATATTGTGCAATCTTACAACTGCTTGAAATTCATTAGGATGGTAGTTCTTCAGACTACACCTCCTATTCACTTCCCTGAAATATGTAATGAGTCAGGGTGGACTGGCCATACAAAAGGCATTTAATGTTGCACCCTACAGATGGGGTAGTGCTGCCATTTGCGGACAAGTATTCCAAGAAATGCAAATTTCTCTTTACAACCTAACCTCTCTTAATACAAAATTCTAGTGAAGCGTTAGAAATTCATATGTTTATGCATTATACCTTAGAAACACATTTCTTATAAAGGACCCAAACTGTTTCTGTTCTCTGGCAATCGGGTTATGACTTTAGGTCAGTGAAGACTCTCCTGGGACAGAGATTTATTTTCACTCATGTATTTACTTCGTAGAATTACACATATCTGTTTCTCAAAGGAAATAGAATTTTAACCATGAACATGCTCACCCAGGTAACATTTTTACTTTGTACTGTAGCATATATTCTCTGTACAATACACAAAAGTTTTAACAATGGGGTGAACAGGTGGACAGATTACACCCATATTTCTCTTGCAATATGCAATACCAATATCTCAGGTCCAGGTAGATATTTGGAGCCAAGACAAATCCTAAGAATGCACCTGGCAACTGATTCAGGCAtcaaaaaacaataatgaaacCCATGAATTCCCAATGTCCTAATCCAATGTCATACtcaagcaggggcgatcctggcccctctgccgcctgaggcagcagcaattgctgctgccccccctcccccggaaattcgctcttaaagtaccaggagcagcatttttgctgcccctggtacctagaggggcgctgccgcctgaggcgacagcctcaactcgcctcattggcgaagcacccctgtactCAAGTAATTTAGATTTAAAAGTggaataacatgtttttataggTCTATAAATCTAGTTTCTTTAACATCATATGAATGCAGTGAGTTTAACCTTGACGACTTTTACTCATTAACAGATGTTAGAAATAATGTATTCGATATTTAGTTCTGTTATAGTTAGCCTATTATAAATTTTTTCCCATTTCAGAGTACTGACACAGATTccagaagaatatatatatatttatatatgttcacTGCCTGTGAAGTTATCCATTTTTAAAGCACAGTGCTAATAGTATCAAAGTCTTTGGCTATCTGTGTACTGGGCAATGACTTGAGGTACTCCAGGTGCCTCCTAGCATCCTCTTGGTTGTGTCTCACATAGTACACTACATAGGTTATCACCATTGCAAACCAACCAAACATGGTAATAAACATAGCAATATCTGTGGTTTTGTTATGAATGTTGCAAAAGTTTATGCCAGAGTCTAAAACCTGGATTAAGGGCTTCCCAACATATTCCTCCCTAACAGATGTATGACAGAAAATTTCATTTACTGTGCCTGGGTCTAATATGAGTTCCCTCAGCATCTCTTGAAGGTTGCAATCGCAGTGCCATGGGTTATTGGAAAGCCGAACTTTGGCTCTAAGTTTAGCCAAGGCTTCCTTAGGAATAGTGTGAATCTGATTTCCAGATAAATCCAAAAGCTTTAGACCCTCTGACACCCCTTTAAAAGCCGCCAACTCTATTTTCTCAATTGAATTCCTAGACAGGTCCAACTCTTGGAGATAATTCAGGTCCTTAAATGCATTGTTTGGCACTTGATGGATCTTATTGGCATCCAGTTTGAGGGACACTGTGTCCATTGGGAAGTCTATGGGGATTTCTTCCAGATCTCTGGAGCTACAGTGAACAACTGTGGCTCCATTAGTGTCAGAGCACTGGCAGCTCTTTGGGCAAGCAGCAATAGTTTTGAGATGGACCAGTAATAGCAAAAGTCCTCTTTTGAGCAGAAATTCCAAAAATCTGTTCAAATGGTCTTCTAGATGCATTCTGGATGTTTACACTTCCCAGCTCTTCATCATGCATGAGACTCCTTTTTTTCTGGAAGCCAAGAGGAATTCACTCTAAAACAAGAATTGAAGATATGATTTAGCTGTGATTTATATTGCCCTGGCCTAATTAATGATTCAATCAAGGTATTTTCATGCACGTCATAATGCAACATCTCCAATGAAATGTG
The Xenopus laevis strain J_2021 chromosome 9_10S, Xenopus_laevis_v10.1, whole genome shotgun sequence DNA segment above includes these coding regions:
- the lrrc3.S gene encoding leucine-rich repeat-containing protein 3, with the translated sequence MHLEDHLNRFLEFLLKRGLLLLLVHLKTIAACPKSCQCSDTNGATVVHCSSRDLEEIPIDFPMDTVSLKLDANKIHQVPNNAFKDLNYLQELDLSRNSIEKIELAAFKGVSEGLKLLDLSGNQIHTIPKEALAKLRAKVRLSNNPWHCDCNLQEMLRELILDPGTVNEIFCHTSVREEYVGKPLIQVLDSGINFCNIHNKTTDIAMFITMFGWFAMVITYVVYYVRHNQEDARRHLEYLKSLPSTQIAKDFDTISTVL